From the Rhodanobacter soli genome, one window contains:
- a CDS encoding type II toxin-antitoxin system RelE/ParE family toxin yields MIIGFRHKGLETLYRTGSARGVQAAHAPKLGRILAALDAAARPAELNQPGYKLHPLKGTLKGHWSVWVNDNWRVTFRFVGQDVELVDYQDYH; encoded by the coding sequence ATGATCATAGGCTTCCGTCACAAGGGATTGGAAACCCTCTACCGGACTGGCTCCGCTCGTGGCGTGCAGGCGGCGCATGCGCCCAAGCTCGGTCGCATTCTGGCCGCTCTCGATGCCGCTGCAAGGCCGGCCGAACTGAATCAGCCGGGCTACAAGTTGCATCCTCTGAAAGGGACGCTCAAAGGCCACTGGTCAGTGTGGGTGAACGACAACTGGCGCGTCACGTTCCGGTTTGTCGGCCAGGACGTCGAGCTGGTTGATTACCAGGACTACCATTGA
- a CDS encoding M48 metallopeptidase family protein, protein MARPRPNGFLLHASMTRLPPMRLQAMKTQWGSCSPTGKITLNLWLLKAPRDYIDYVIFHELCYLKEHNHSPRLFKLLYRHVPTWRQRKA, encoded by the coding sequence GTGGCGCGCCCACGCCCAAACGGTTTTTTGCTGCACGCATCGATGACACGCTTGCCGCCCATGCGCCTGCAGGCGATGAAGACCCAATGGGGCAGTTGCTCGCCGACAGGAAAGATCACACTCAATCTGTGGCTGCTGAAAGCGCCACGTGACTACATCGATTACGTGATCTTCCACGAGCTGTGCTATCTCAAAGAGCACAACCACAGTCCGCGACTTTTCAAGTTGCTGTATCGGCACGTGCCGACATGGCGGCAGCGCAAAGCGTGA
- a CDS encoding enhanced serine sensitivity protein SseB C-terminal domain-containing protein — MAKTTPDTLARLLAAAKAPPQGTNPECAQNAFFNASLDATVYAHVPMESPPEGVMRFIQFIRPDNGQTMLPFFSDKGQAEEAANKVALIMAMSGRDLFELTRGASLMLNPNVDAIALYPPEITAILEGRSLGSFTKSEIPAETEVLIGQPSVSTVALNMILRNLFEKEATVKTAFLTELHREDDSTAVILLLTIVAAKAHRERLLQLITLAFKTEALELALPLDMRFLTPDESLDQICNGGVQIFGN, encoded by the coding sequence ATGGCTAAAACAACGCCCGACACGCTTGCACGCCTGTTGGCTGCCGCAAAGGCTCCACCGCAAGGAACAAATCCTGAGTGCGCACAAAACGCTTTCTTCAACGCATCGCTCGATGCGACGGTTTACGCCCATGTCCCTATGGAGAGCCCACCTGAGGGCGTCATGCGCTTCATTCAATTCATACGCCCCGACAACGGACAGACCATGCTGCCGTTCTTCAGTGACAAGGGGCAAGCAGAAGAGGCAGCGAACAAGGTAGCCCTCATCATGGCGATGTCTGGCCGAGATCTGTTCGAACTGACTCGAGGTGCCTCGCTGATGCTCAACCCGAACGTGGATGCGATCGCGCTCTACCCGCCGGAGATCACGGCCATCTTGGAGGGAAGATCGCTTGGCAGCTTCACCAAGAGCGAGATACCGGCGGAGACCGAGGTCCTGATCGGGCAACCATCTGTGTCGACGGTTGCGCTAAACATGATCCTACGCAATCTGTTTGAGAAGGAGGCCACGGTAAAGACGGCTTTCCTGACGGAGCTGCATCGTGAAGACGATAGCACAGCAGTCATCCTGCTCCTCACCATCGTGGCTGCCAAGGCACATCGGGAGCGCCTCCTCCAGCTGATTACGCTCGCATTCAAAACAGAGGCACTTGAGCTCGCGCTGCCGCTCGACATGAGATTCCTGACACCGGATGAGTCACTCGACCAAATTTGCAACGGTGGCGTGCAGATCTTCGGGAATTGA
- a CDS encoding TniQ family protein, with protein MRTILAPLRLHGLGTPLVESLMSYFCRLADVHQVTPKQLAKVLCNDSVYLRTDDTPQLKSIDLYPRIFCAHSGRTAVVVQRLERLTGAGHLTCGTLLRLRDVLSRNQTGSCVQRRRWCPICYAQQDDVIIEPLAWWIPQITHCPLHEARLIDRCARCGCYQIDWRIGPTRKLCIKCGFALKMCAAVQDDRTHWEAWCQAQMLKVLEHIAAPTSADVSPDVITTFITKVVSHAPTEGYRRPVSKEALKLRVQGHRLVTIFDMAARWGTTPMDILLRPGEAVSPSLFESDIDTPRPPRRRAFNKRGYRLCIRTLHKLLTLPRTTTLPPLADICLENRVSVSSFHRNYSKLCKTYGDERRLRIDTAKNTRFSVACSYVARLLEELQRSGKRLHRMNAVAQMMREIHVPKAVARSALRVALAKMTVCREPH; from the coding sequence ATGAGAACAATACTCGCTCCTCTCCGCCTGCACGGCCTCGGCACGCCCCTCGTCGAGTCTCTAATGTCCTACTTCTGTCGGCTAGCCGATGTGCACCAAGTTACGCCGAAACAACTGGCCAAGGTGTTGTGCAATGACTCCGTGTATCTACGCACCGACGACACCCCGCAGCTCAAGAGCATCGATCTCTATCCGCGTATATTTTGTGCACACTCAGGTCGAACCGCCGTCGTAGTTCAGCGGTTGGAAAGGCTGACTGGTGCCGGTCACCTTACGTGTGGAACCCTGCTGCGTCTTCGAGACGTTCTCAGCCGAAATCAAACTGGATCGTGCGTGCAAAGGCGTCGATGGTGCCCAATTTGCTATGCGCAACAAGACGACGTAATTATCGAACCACTCGCGTGGTGGATCCCACAAATAACGCATTGCCCCCTACACGAGGCAAGACTCATCGACCGTTGCGCTCGATGCGGCTGCTACCAAATTGACTGGCGCATTGGCCCCACTCGCAAACTGTGTATCAAGTGCGGGTTCGCACTAAAGATGTGTGCCGCGGTGCAAGATGACCGCACGCATTGGGAGGCGTGGTGCCAGGCGCAGATGTTGAAGGTGCTTGAGCACATCGCAGCTCCAACTTCTGCAGATGTTTCGCCGGATGTCATTACGACATTTATTACAAAGGTTGTATCGCATGCTCCTACAGAGGGATATCGGCGACCGGTATCAAAGGAAGCATTGAAGCTGCGAGTGCAGGGCCATCGCTTGGTGACCATCTTTGATATGGCAGCACGTTGGGGGACAACGCCGATGGACATCCTCCTACGACCGGGTGAGGCCGTTTCTCCAAGCTTGTTCGAGTCTGACATTGACACCCCCAGGCCTCCGCGCCGACGCGCGTTCAACAAACGTGGTTATCGGCTTTGTATACGAACCCTGCACAAGTTACTGACACTTCCTCGCACGACTACGCTGCCACCCTTGGCGGATATATGTTTGGAAAACAGGGTGAGCGTCTCCAGCTTTCATCGCAACTACTCGAAACTCTGCAAGACCTACGGTGACGAGCGCAGACTCCGCATTGATACCGCTAAGAACACGAGATTTAGCGTGGCATGCAGCTATGTCGCGAGGCTTCTGGAGGAGTTGCAACGATCTGGAAAGCGATTGCATCGGATGAATGCCGTTGCTCAGATGATGAGGGAAATCCATGTTCCGAAAGCAGTCGCGCGATCGGCTTTGCGTGTTGCCTTGGCCAAGATGACCGTATGTCGCGAACCCCACTAA
- a CDS encoding SOS response-associated peptidase family protein: protein MCYSAQIWADFRKYERFGGKLNIKEFTKLAGWTKKKGNWMKVVPKAMRRAMTDATSGSLDMGTVEMAREADAEAIALIAADIGVQEARLVDANAKLVSAKPTKKAENDRRIATNKIDAGKKKLDDMASPAPADGVDRIWPGYVAPVMIRDPATGERSVVPMRYWCRLPGWTEADEIEKPGTYNARRDKLSTMWRKVFGHQHGIMVVDRFYESVYLHNLQGRQLAPGEREQSVEILFTPATRENLFVACLWTYIEAAGDDPGFYTFAAITDDPPLEVVEAGHDRCPIPIQEKDIDAWLDPNPNDLPSLYAILDRRVRPYYEHQLAKPEI, encoded by the coding sequence ATGTGCTACAGCGCGCAAATCTGGGCTGACTTCCGAAAATACGAACGCTTCGGCGGCAAGCTCAACATCAAGGAGTTCACCAAGCTCGCCGGCTGGACGAAGAAAAAGGGCAACTGGATGAAGGTCGTGCCGAAGGCCATGCGCCGCGCCATGACCGACGCCACCAGCGGCTCGCTGGATATGGGCACGGTCGAGATGGCGCGCGAGGCTGACGCGGAAGCGATTGCCCTGATCGCTGCCGATATCGGTGTCCAGGAAGCGCGCCTGGTCGACGCCAACGCCAAGCTGGTATCCGCCAAACCGACCAAGAAGGCCGAGAACGATCGCCGCATTGCGACCAACAAGATCGACGCCGGCAAGAAGAAACTCGACGACATGGCCTCGCCCGCGCCGGCTGATGGCGTCGACCGGATCTGGCCGGGTTACGTCGCCCCGGTGATGATCCGCGACCCGGCGACGGGCGAACGCTCCGTGGTGCCCATGCGATATTGGTGCCGCTTGCCCGGCTGGACGGAAGCCGATGAGATAGAGAAGCCCGGCACCTACAACGCACGGCGAGACAAGCTGTCGACGATGTGGCGCAAGGTCTTCGGCCACCAACACGGAATCATGGTTGTCGACCGATTCTACGAAAGCGTTTACCTCCACAACTTGCAGGGGCGACAGTTGGCGCCAGGGGAACGCGAGCAGAGCGTGGAAATCCTGTTCACGCCAGCGACCCGTGAAAATCTCTTTGTGGCCTGTCTCTGGACCTATATCGAGGCTGCCGGTGACGATCCCGGCTTCTACACATTCGCGGCCATCACCGACGATCCGCCCTTGGAAGTCGTCGAGGCAGGTCACGACCGATGCCCCATTCCGATCCAGGAGAAGGACATCGACGCGTGGCTCGACCCGAATCCGAATGACCTCCCCAGTCTTTACGCCATTCTCGACCGGCGTGTGCGACCGTACTATGAGCATCAACTGGCGAAGCCGGAAATCTGA
- a CDS encoding HigA family addiction module antitoxin yields the protein MMKNPPHPGELLREDVLAPLGIEVTDAAQRLGMSRTTLSRVINGRAGISPDLALRLERAGVSTARFWMTLQTNYELAQAAQRKQPKVQSLQDAA from the coding sequence ATGATGAAGAATCCTCCGCACCCCGGCGAGCTGCTGCGCGAAGACGTGCTTGCGCCACTCGGCATTGAGGTTACCGATGCCGCGCAGCGGCTTGGCATGTCGCGCACGACGTTGTCGCGCGTAATCAACGGCAGGGCCGGCATCAGCCCCGATCTGGCGCTCCGATTGGAGCGGGCGGGCGTCAGCACGGCACGGTTCTGGATGACGCTGCAGACCAACTATGAGCTAGCTCAAGCCGCGCAGCGAAAGCAGCCGAAGGTGCAGTCTCTACAAGACGCGGCGTAA
- a CDS encoding TniB family NTP-binding protein — translation MLLNGTLEHAHFQVWNREAQVCITHASKGTLIFVVGPTGAGKSTLRIHLERTSYRTDDYSSRNQIPLVSVLAANAESGYFSSKDFHSRLLDQVGDPFRRVGVLAGTQQAKAMTPEQLAFLGEEFWSTIRVPMTETKIRRAFEYLAEAVHVQAIFVDEAQSMCLTHINRSPSDHLESLKILAEKLGIIIFLFGTYDLLEIWNHSAQLNRRCRLIHLRRYDEDIEDDRNAFFAVLRMYSKTLTFEEPHMLDRHAKDILAWTLGVFGEVDGLFERAKLAALAQGRDVLRWHDMEVARYTSVQMDRLRHEIEMGEARIRGEFPNATRAVPKKRGTKRPGRRNPGRDPCGPQL, via the coding sequence ATGCTGTTGAACGGCACACTGGAACACGCGCACTTTCAGGTGTGGAATCGGGAGGCTCAAGTATGCATAACGCACGCATCGAAGGGCACTCTAATATTCGTGGTTGGACCAACGGGCGCGGGAAAGTCCACGCTCAGAATCCATCTTGAGAGGACTTCGTACCGGACAGATGACTACTCTTCTAGAAATCAGATCCCGCTCGTTTCTGTCTTGGCGGCAAATGCGGAAAGCGGCTACTTCTCGTCGAAGGACTTCCATAGCCGCCTGCTGGATCAGGTAGGCGACCCCTTCAGGCGTGTAGGGGTCCTAGCAGGAACTCAGCAAGCAAAAGCGATGACACCGGAACAACTGGCTTTTCTAGGCGAAGAGTTTTGGAGCACGATTCGGGTTCCCATGACGGAGACAAAGATCAGGCGTGCGTTTGAATACTTGGCGGAGGCTGTACATGTGCAAGCGATCTTCGTAGACGAAGCCCAGAGCATGTGCCTCACCCACATAAATCGCAGCCCATCCGATCATCTTGAGAGCTTGAAGATTTTAGCCGAGAAGCTCGGAATCATCATCTTCCTCTTTGGAACCTACGATCTGCTTGAGATATGGAATCATAGCGCGCAACTAAATCGACGTTGCCGCCTTATTCACCTGCGGCGGTACGATGAAGACATCGAAGACGATCGCAATGCATTCTTTGCCGTGCTTCGCATGTATTCGAAGACACTCACTTTCGAAGAGCCGCACATGCTGGATCGGCATGCGAAGGACATCCTGGCCTGGACCTTAGGTGTTTTTGGCGAGGTAGATGGATTATTCGAGCGCGCGAAACTCGCAGCCCTGGCTCAAGGCAGGGATGTATTACGTTGGCACGATATGGAGGTAGCCAGGTACACCTCGGTTCAGATGGATCGCCTTAGGCATGAGATCGAGATGGGCGAAGCGCGAATCAGGGGTGAGTTTCCCAACGCCACGAGGGCGGTTCCGAAGAAGCGTGGAACCAAACGCCCCGGCCGACGCAATCCGGGTCGCGACCCCTGTGGCCCCCAACTATGA
- a CDS encoding Tn7 transposase TnsA N-terminal domain-containing protein codes for MLSSTEFAVYCAQAKLCAAAVEYISVVRAGPPARRVGDTARGNVCARIPSKGIGLTVQAESRTCEALFVYESELSLDVLEVWDQPMPLQLRRDKGAKGTHVANYTPDFLVLRKHGPALVQCKPHTALEENIANKPEEWSYSEGIPRFIPATIAAEKLGLPHEIYVADDTAPRYLANLEFLHALLLGHSAEFSDDACRRVLEKLRGSPTIHELCSAKRGPEPAAIYQLLARSKIFGALKAQLLSQQDRFRVFTDRAEAEEFQARLLQSYRAMPDEGSETDLAALLRATPNELEHATVIYAGIQEVLAGVRKPTRNEYRYLQRLSDASPLGTHPVAACLPRFSARGNRVPRLTPDQERIIEDVVKTHWISGLCKDKSQLLGHVDNACTKQDVPRISKSTLRARCAKVAPEQVAYGRLGMRGYHSIRPPVSAEYATLRCEIPGLIGHIDSTQFDARVWSSFELAKFCEPPWLYVFYDEATTRALGAWLGFGKSDRFAVSLAFRDLAKRQGRVPAYIFEDRGSEYGSILWEQLLASSSSTKYSRPASAPRFDGLVESALKQINFRIANRLAGATWADQRSRSASGTKKSRATARLELEVIIREFRYFEFEEFNKVTHGVADGCPDDLWYRGELEYGQVGHPITLDLPFLIATSVPVNVELGKHKGLRCGYREYWSDELDEVRRPFRFEEARLDPDPPSTLYVKWKGKWFVTHSRDHNAIVPLSVEGRFFEHHRVRSNSRTSRDEGRRSHERIAKRVEQLEASHAAAAACEKASGGMTDDATPPPPAPNHPQAESVNLDRYTDISFVH; via the coding sequence ATGCTCAGCTCGACCGAATTTGCAGTCTATTGCGCGCAGGCCAAGCTGTGCGCGGCGGCCGTGGAGTACATATCAGTCGTGCGCGCGGGGCCACCTGCGCGACGTGTCGGCGACACAGCCCGCGGCAACGTGTGTGCTCGCATTCCAAGCAAAGGAATCGGCCTGACGGTCCAGGCTGAAAGCCGCACGTGCGAAGCGCTGTTTGTCTACGAGTCGGAGCTCTCCCTTGACGTCCTGGAAGTATGGGATCAACCCATGCCGCTCCAGCTTCGGCGCGACAAGGGCGCTAAAGGCACCCATGTCGCCAACTACACACCCGACTTCCTGGTGCTACGGAAGCATGGGCCAGCGCTTGTCCAGTGCAAACCACATACCGCACTGGAAGAGAACATAGCCAATAAGCCAGAGGAGTGGAGTTATTCGGAAGGCATACCGCGATTCATCCCAGCCACGATCGCAGCCGAGAAGCTTGGCCTGCCTCATGAAATCTACGTGGCGGACGACACCGCACCACGTTACTTGGCCAATCTCGAGTTCCTCCACGCCTTGCTACTCGGCCACTCTGCGGAGTTTTCGGATGACGCCTGTCGACGCGTCTTGGAGAAGCTGCGTGGGTCGCCGACCATCCATGAGCTCTGTAGCGCTAAGCGCGGACCCGAGCCAGCCGCAATCTATCAGCTCTTGGCACGCTCCAAGATCTTTGGTGCGTTGAAGGCGCAACTCCTTTCCCAGCAGGACAGGTTCCGAGTCTTCACGGACCGTGCCGAGGCCGAGGAATTTCAGGCGCGCCTTTTGCAGAGCTACCGTGCTATGCCCGACGAGGGTAGCGAAACGGATCTCGCAGCGTTGCTCCGTGCTACGCCCAATGAGCTCGAGCACGCGACCGTGATATACGCCGGAATCCAGGAGGTCCTCGCTGGGGTGCGGAAACCCACCCGCAATGAATATCGCTACCTCCAGCGGCTCTCGGACGCGTCTCCCCTGGGTACCCATCCTGTTGCTGCATGCCTACCGCGGTTCTCGGCGCGCGGAAATCGCGTGCCACGACTGACTCCGGATCAGGAGCGCATCATTGAGGATGTAGTCAAGACGCATTGGATCTCTGGCCTCTGTAAGGACAAGTCGCAGCTCCTAGGCCACGTGGACAATGCCTGCACGAAGCAGGACGTACCCAGAATCTCCAAGAGCACGTTACGCGCAAGATGCGCAAAGGTCGCACCCGAGCAAGTTGCCTATGGCCGCCTTGGCATGCGTGGCTACCACTCCATTCGCCCACCCGTATCTGCCGAATACGCGACGCTTCGCTGCGAGATCCCGGGCCTGATCGGCCATATCGACAGCACACAGTTTGATGCTCGTGTCTGGAGCAGCTTCGAGCTAGCCAAATTCTGTGAGCCACCATGGCTCTACGTTTTTTACGATGAGGCAACAACTCGCGCTCTAGGCGCATGGCTCGGCTTTGGCAAGTCCGATCGATTCGCGGTATCCCTTGCGTTTCGAGACTTGGCCAAGCGGCAGGGACGCGTGCCTGCGTATATATTCGAGGATCGAGGATCCGAGTATGGATCAATCCTCTGGGAGCAACTACTGGCGTCGTCCAGCTCGACCAAGTATTCACGCCCCGCCAGTGCGCCTCGGTTCGACGGTCTCGTAGAGTCTGCGTTGAAGCAAATCAATTTTCGCATCGCCAATCGGCTTGCGGGTGCCACCTGGGCTGATCAGCGCAGCCGATCGGCCTCCGGCACCAAAAAGAGTCGAGCGACGGCGCGACTAGAGCTGGAGGTCATCATTAGGGAATTTCGATATTTCGAATTTGAGGAGTTCAACAAGGTAACGCATGGGGTTGCTGATGGATGTCCCGACGACCTGTGGTATCGCGGCGAATTGGAGTACGGCCAAGTCGGCCATCCTATAACTCTCGATCTTCCCTTCTTGATCGCTACGTCAGTACCCGTGAACGTTGAACTTGGTAAGCACAAGGGATTGCGTTGTGGCTATCGGGAGTACTGGTCGGACGAACTCGATGAGGTCCGACGTCCCTTCAGGTTCGAGGAGGCCCGCCTCGACCCTGATCCGCCCAGCACTCTGTATGTCAAGTGGAAGGGCAAATGGTTTGTCACGCATTCACGTGACCACAATGCAATTGTGCCGCTTTCGGTGGAAGGTCGATTCTTCGAACACCACAGAGTGCGCAGCAACAGTAGGACGTCTCGCGACGAAGGGCGTCGAAGCCACGAGCGTATCGCGAAGCGGGTGGAGCAACTCGAGGCCTCCCATGCCGCAGCTGCCGCATGTGAAAAAGCGAGCGGCGGCATGACAGACGACGCCACACCACCACCTCCCGCCCCCAATCATCCTCAAGCCGAATCAGTCAACCTTGATCGGTATACCGACATTTCGTTCGTGCACTGA
- a CDS encoding sacsin N-terminal ATP-binding-like domain-containing protein, whose translation MTSKYEAICEENRESYGTKGAQKSGKLAAGLYDDRTHFIFELLQNAEDALGRRGDWHGSRKVAFTLTPTRLMLSHFGKPFDEADVRSVCDIAESTKNESSIGRFGLGFKSVYTVTDLPEIHSGEEDFAIENYVFPKRLARSVRAADETQIVLPLKPEDASAAQDIMAGFRHLGPGALLFLRHIDEINWSAEGGASGFYLRNAPESLGSNVQRITVIGKEDDRPEVDQNWLVFYRDVFSAEEQKVGRVEIAFSLVAVKDAPGRWAVQPLAKSPLVVFFPTVVESHLGFLVQGPYRTTPSRDNIPPGEPWNRHLVKETSGLLVEAMRWMRDKAMLDVAVLRCLPLDREKFPKESRFAPMFDAVRQAFQDEELLPTFDDGHATAHQAKLARTQELRELFSPEQVAALFGSEVAAWLSGDITQDKAPEIRQYLMRELDIDEITPTKLVPNLTKEFLEAQSDEWVLRLYESLSGQEKALRRHLDTVPLIRLDDGTHVVARENGKAKAFLPSAIATSFPTMRRAVCATPEVRLFLISLGITEPDPVDDVVWNLLPKYQQQEVDVGDEAYAADIERIRAAFNIDSTAQKEKLRSALRDTTFVMVVDTGDGKAYVAKPGEIYIATDRLQQLFAGVPDILIVDNEYDCLRGEDIRDLLVSCGASRYLIPQATPSGLGHAEKAQIRREAGLERASWESQPEDFTLRGLTQLLEFLPTLKPEEAAARVKVLWEALADLEARGTAAFYGSYKWGYSREAKTARFDAAFVRTLNQVAWVPNGDGELVPPGLVVFDTLGWKPNPFLLTKITFKPPIIDQLAKEAGIDPAILDLLRRDPAIVAELTSRLSANPTPEPEPSPAPEPEADERPDGDVYDGAKDLYGDDMPDIPPGTPDPDGGDGVGTGAGSGGQGRSGTGTSRGGGQGNGGGHGTAGDKGGGKGGGQGKRTPGHVGGRPFVSYVGTHPDDDGPDPDGLDQAARMQIEGRAIDLIIGLEPTLCRTPDGNPGFDLFEADSGGRQIRWVEVKSMTGTLKDRPVGLSYRQFDCAREKGDAYWLYVVERATDPAQAHVLRIQNPVGHARTFTFDHGWSDIARTDPPS comes from the coding sequence GTGACATCCAAGTACGAGGCAATTTGTGAGGAGAACCGGGAGAGCTACGGCACCAAAGGGGCCCAGAAGTCCGGAAAGCTGGCTGCTGGCCTGTACGACGACCGCACCCACTTCATCTTCGAACTGCTGCAGAACGCCGAGGATGCCTTGGGCAGGCGCGGCGACTGGCACGGATCACGCAAGGTTGCGTTCACCCTGACCCCGACCCGCCTGATGCTCTCGCATTTCGGCAAGCCGTTCGACGAGGCCGACGTCCGAAGCGTCTGCGACATCGCCGAGAGCACCAAGAACGAGTCGTCCATCGGGCGCTTCGGCCTCGGCTTCAAGTCTGTCTACACCGTCACCGATCTTCCGGAGATTCACTCTGGCGAGGAGGACTTCGCCATCGAGAACTACGTCTTCCCGAAGCGGTTGGCACGTTCGGTACGCGCGGCTGACGAGACGCAGATCGTCCTTCCCCTGAAGCCGGAGGACGCGAGCGCAGCGCAGGACATCATGGCAGGGTTTCGCCACTTGGGCCCGGGTGCGCTGCTGTTCCTGCGCCACATTGACGAAATCAACTGGAGCGCCGAGGGTGGCGCATCGGGGTTCTATCTGCGCAACGCCCCCGAATCGCTCGGATCCAATGTCCAGCGCATCACGGTGATCGGTAAAGAGGATGATCGGCCGGAAGTCGACCAGAACTGGCTGGTGTTCTACCGCGACGTGTTTTCTGCCGAGGAGCAGAAGGTAGGGCGGGTGGAAATCGCTTTTTCACTGGTTGCGGTAAAGGACGCCCCTGGTCGCTGGGCGGTGCAGCCGCTGGCCAAGTCGCCGCTGGTGGTTTTCTTCCCTACGGTGGTTGAGAGCCACCTTGGCTTTCTCGTGCAGGGGCCGTACCGCACTACGCCAAGCCGCGACAACATTCCGCCCGGCGAGCCGTGGAACCGGCATCTGGTCAAGGAAACATCCGGCCTGCTGGTGGAAGCGATGCGCTGGATGAGGGACAAGGCAATGCTGGATGTCGCCGTGCTACGCTGCCTGCCGCTTGACCGCGAGAAATTCCCAAAGGAATCTCGTTTCGCCCCGATGTTTGATGCCGTCCGGCAGGCGTTTCAGGACGAGGAGCTGCTTCCGACCTTCGACGACGGGCATGCCACCGCCCATCAGGCCAAGCTGGCGCGAACGCAGGAGTTGCGCGAGCTGTTCAGCCCGGAACAGGTTGCGGCGCTGTTCGGTTCGGAGGTCGCCGCTTGGCTGTCCGGCGACATCACTCAGGACAAGGCGCCCGAGATCCGCCAGTACCTGATGCGCGAACTCGATATCGACGAGATCACGCCGACAAAGCTGGTGCCGAACCTGACCAAGGAGTTCCTTGAGGCGCAATCCGACGAGTGGGTATTGCGGCTGTACGAATCCCTGAGTGGCCAGGAGAAGGCACTGCGTCGCCATCTGGACACTGTTCCGCTCATCCGCCTCGATGACGGTACGCACGTCGTTGCTCGCGAGAACGGAAAGGCCAAGGCCTTCCTGCCCAGCGCCATTGCCACCAGTTTCCCGACGATGCGCCGCGCGGTGTGTGCGACACCCGAGGTGCGCTTGTTCCTGATCTCGCTGGGCATCACCGAACCCGACCCGGTGGATGACGTCGTCTGGAACCTCCTGCCGAAGTACCAGCAGCAAGAGGTGGATGTGGGAGACGAGGCCTACGCGGCCGATATCGAGCGCATCCGTGCGGCCTTCAACATCGACTCAACGGCGCAGAAGGAAAAGCTCCGGTCAGCCCTGCGCGACACCACCTTTGTGATGGTGGTCGACACTGGCGATGGCAAAGCTTACGTCGCCAAGCCCGGCGAGATCTACATCGCCACCGACCGCCTGCAGCAGCTCTTCGCCGGTGTGCCAGACATCTTGATCGTCGACAACGAATACGACTGCCTGCGCGGTGAAGACATCCGTGACCTGCTGGTGTCGTGTGGCGCAAGCCGCTACCTCATCCCGCAAGCAACACCGTCGGGACTGGGGCATGCCGAGAAGGCGCAGATTCGCAGAGAAGCAGGCCTTGAGCGTGCAAGCTGGGAAAGCCAGCCAGAGGACTTCACCCTTCGTGGGTTGACCCAGCTGCTGGAGTTCTTGCCCACGCTGAAGCCCGAGGAGGCCGCAGCCAGAGTGAAGGTGCTGTGGGAGGCGTTGGCTGATCTGGAGGCGCGCGGGACTGCCGCCTTCTACGGCTCCTACAAGTGGGGCTACTCCCGCGAGGCAAAGACCGCCCGATTCGACGCCGCCTTCGTCCGGACGCTCAATCAGGTCGCCTGGGTGCCGAATGGCGACGGCGAGCTTGTTCCTCCGGGGCTCGTCGTGTTCGACACCCTCGGCTGGAAGCCCAACCCCTTCCTCCTGACCAAGATCACCTTCAAGCCGCCGATCATCGATCAGCTTGCCAAAGAGGCAGGCATCGATCCGGCGATTCTCGATCTGCTACGAAGAGACCCCGCTATCGTTGCCGAGCTGACGTCCCGACTGAGCGCGAATCCAACGCCAGAACCGGAGCCATCGCCAGCGCCCGAGCCGGAGGCCGACGAGCGGCCCGACGGCGACGTGTACGACGGTGCGAAAGATCTGTACGGCGATGACATGCCGGATATCCCGCCCGGCACCCCTGATCCGGACGGCGGTGACGGCGTGGGCACAGGTGCGGGAAGTGGTGGTCAAGGGCGCTCTGGCACCGGGACTTCGCGCGGCGGTGGCCAGGGCAATGGAGGTGGCCACGGCACCGCTGGTGACAAGGGCGGCGGCAAAGGCGGCGGTCAAGGAAAGAGGACGCCTGGCCACGTAGGCGGGCGTCCATTCGTCTCCTACGTCGGCACGCATCCCGATGATGATGGCCCCGATCCCGATGGCCTCGATCAGGCGGCACGGATGCAGATCGAAGGGCGTGCAATCGACCTGATCATTGGTCTTGAGCCAACGCTGTGCCGCACTCCGGATGGCAACCCGGGTTTTGACCTCTTCGAGGCCGACAGTGGTGGCAGGCAGATTCGCTGGGTCGAAGTGAAGTCGATGACGGGCACCTTGAAAGATCGCCCCGTAGGACTGTCATACAGGCAATTCGACTGCGCACGCGAAAAGGGCGATGCGTACTGGTTGTACGTGGTCGAGCGCGCAACCGATCCAGCACAAGCCCACGTACTCAGAATTCAGAACCCCGTCGGCCACGCCCGGACGTTCACGTTCGACCACGGCTGGAGTGACATAGCACGAACTGATCCGCCCAGTTGA